The following are from one region of the Dreissena polymorpha isolate Duluth1 chromosome 2, UMN_Dpol_1.0, whole genome shotgun sequence genome:
- the LOC127865813 gene encoding 85/88 kDa calcium-independent phospholipase A2-like, which translates to MSNNPTLGILTEINEYNIGRREMDKKPENKARFGTVVSIGCGYVEYAKQSVPDPRMPSLWAFIHQRMRADSNMFFADLLKQVAISHHVPSYRARAWCHMMGVMFYRFSPKLEQNVDLDCVDERLIKEMLLDTKSYIKTPKYEERIKTLAGNLKGTTAIERPNTRSQDRKRRRLAGFIKCTTVIERPNTGIQDRKRRRLAGYLKCTTAIERPNTRSQDRKTPMRIRIHSQQP; encoded by the exons ATGTCCAACAACCCTACCCTGGGCATTCTCACAGAAATTAACGAATATAACATTGGACGAAGGGAAATG gatAAAAAGCCTGAAAATAAAGCCCGATTTGGTACGGTTGTTTCTATCGGATGTGGTTATGTGGAATACGCCAAACAATCAGTTCCAGACCCACGTATGCCAAGCTTGTGGGCTTTTATTCATCAAAGAATGCGCGCTGattcaaacatgttttttgcTGACCTCCTCAAACAG GTAGCAATATCACACCATGTACCATCGTATCGTGCCAGAGCATGGTGCCATATGATGGGCGTGATGTTCTACCGATTTTCCCCGAAATTGGAACAAAATGTGGATTTGGACTGCGTAGATGAAAGGCTGATCAAAGAGATGCTTCTGGACACGAAGTCTTATATTAAAACCCCGAAATACGAGGAGAGGATTAAGACGCTTGCTGGTAACTTAAAGGGCACAACAGCCATAGAGAGGCCAAACACAAGGAGTCAAGACAGAAAGAGGCGAAGGCTTGCTGGTTTCATAAAGTGCACAACCGTCATAGAGAGGCCAAACACAGGGATTCAAGACAGAAAGAGGCGGAGGCTTGCTGGTTACTTAAAGTGCACAACAGCCATAGAGAGACCAAACACAAGGAGTCAGGACAGAAAGACACCAATGCGCATTCGAATTCATTCACAGCAGCCATAA